Proteins found in one Dioscorea cayenensis subsp. rotundata cultivar TDr96_F1 unplaced genomic scaffold, TDr96_F1_v2_PseudoChromosome.rev07_lg8_w22 25.fasta BLBR01001947.1, whole genome shotgun sequence genomic segment:
- the LOC120257211 gene encoding L-ascorbate oxidase homolog, producing the protein MWSYVPFLAPLFFLSLVHADDPYRFFTWNITFGDIYPLGVPQQGILINGQFPGPDIYCNTNDNLIINVHNSLTEPFLISWNGLQQRRNSWEDGVEGTTCPIPPGKNFTYILQVKDQIGSFFYFPSLNFHKAAGGFGGIRILSRPLIPVPFSDPSGDFTVLIGDWYKTNHTALKAKLDNGKKLPFPDGILINGHASNGASFTVDQGNTYRFRVSNVGLQNSLNIRFQGHKMKLVEVEGTHTLQNTYSSLDVHVGQSYSFLVTMDQAPVDYYIVVSTRFTSNVLTTTAVLHYSNSGTRVSGPLPGGPTVQIDWSLNQARSIRTNLTASGPRPNPQGSYHYGMINTSRTIRLANSASLIDGKQRYAVNSVSFIPADTPLKLADYYKISGVFRLGSISDNPTGQKEYLDTSVMPADYRTFIEIIFENKESIIQSWHLDGHSFWVVGMDGGQWSPDSRKEYNLRDAVSRCTTQVYPKSWTAIYIALDNVGMWNVRTEFWSRRYLGQQFYLRVYTPVNSIRDEYPIPKNALLCGRAAGRHTRPL; encoded by the exons ATGTGGAGTTATGTACCTTTTCTTGCTCccttgttctttctttctcttgttcatGCTGATGATCCTTACAGGTTCTTCACTTGGAACATCACTTTTGGTGATATATATCCTCTTGGTGTTCCTCAACAG GGAATACTTATTAATGGCCAATTCCCAGGGCCAGACATTTACTGTAATACTAATGACAATCTCATCATCAATGTCCACAATAGCCTCACTGAACCTTTCCTCATCTCATG GAATGGATTGCAACAAAGGAGGAATTCATGGGAGGATGGAGTGGAAGGAACAACCTGCCCCATACCACCGGGCAAAAATTTCACATACATTCTTCAAGTGAAAGATCAAATTGGAAGTTTTTTCTATTTTCCATCTCTTAATTTTCATAAAGCAGCAGGAGGCTTTGGCGGCATTAGGATCTTAAGTCGTCCTCTTATTCCAGTTCCTTTTTCAGATCCATCAGGAGATTTTACTGTTCTCATCGGTGACTGGTACAAAACCAACCATACA GCTCTTAAAGCAAAACTAGACAATGGCAAAAAGCTACCCTTTCCGGATGGAATCCTTATCAACGGCCATGCCTCGAACGGTGCTTCCTTCACCGTGGATCAAG GGAATACATACAGATTCAGAGTGTCAAATGTGGGACTTCAAAACTCACTAAACATAAGGTTTCAAGGGCACAAAATGAAATTAGTTGAGGTGGAGGGCACACATACCCTACAAAACACATACTCATCTCTTGACGTGCATGTAGGACAGTCCTACTCTTTCTTGGTCACAATGGACCAAGCCCCAGTGGACTATTACATTGTGGTCTCAACTCGCTTCACCAGCAATGTTCTCACTACTACTGCTGTTCTTCACTACAGTAACTCTGGAACTAGAGTTTCTGGCCCTCTTCCTGGTGGTCCTACTGTTCAGATTGATTGGTCTCTCAATCAAGCCAGATCAATCAG GACAAACCTCACAGCAAGCGGACCAAGACCAAATCCACAAGGCTCATACCACTATGGCATGATTAACACTTCACGTACCATTCGTCTTGCCAACTCTGCAAGCCTCATCGATGGCAAGCAAAGATATGCTGTCAATAGTGTCTCCTTCATTCCAGCAGACACTCCCTTAAAGCTTGCAGATTATTACAAAATCTCTGGTGTTTTTCGTCTCGGTAGCATCTCCGACAACCCTACTGGCCAGAAGGAGTATCTCGATACCTCTGTAATGCCTGCTGATTATAGGACCTTCATCGAGATCATCTTCGAGAATAAGGAGAGCATCATCCAGTCATGGCATCTTGATGGCCATTCTTTTTGGGTTGTTGG AATGGATGGAGGACAATGGAGCCCTGATAGCCGGAAAGAGTACAACCTAAGAGATGCAGTGTCTCGTTGCACCACTCAA GTCTATCCAAAATCATGGACGGCTATCTACATAGCTTTGGACAATGTAGGGATGTGGAACGTGAGGACCGAGTTTTGGTCTCGTCGGTATCTTGGCCAACAATTCTATCTAAGAGTATATACTCCGGTGAACTCTATAAGAGATGAGTATCCTATACCGAAGAATGCTCTTCTTTGCGGTAGAGCTGCAGGAAGGCATACTCGTCCTCTCTAA